One Rhizoctonia solani chromosome 1, complete sequence DNA window includes the following coding sequences:
- a CDS encoding intradiol ring-cleavage dioxygenase, whose protein sequence is MLPKTLSAMILSLAAVANIASGHPGEDHTLPRAELHRRQLEANKRHIVARSCASQIAEFNAKRKACEFRAKRALARRSVDPVLNGRHFRRQLPQQGQSGGYQGQPGQQGPGQTQNPGQGQGGPNSISRSFSGGIFPTSAPNSVSASATITELESTVIATAISTTSTSSVATPTSSADAPTYSTIQNSTCVTTPEVTEGPYYVNNELLRQDIREDQAGVELILDIGVMDVTTCTPLEQALVEIWHCNSTGHYSGFTAANTGGGGGNGTAPSGNMTVPSGNATAPTGTESIPAAPTGGAGGCVVLANLYVSYLNISPESFLRGGYATNSEGMVEFLTTYPGFYTGRTVHIHTMIHTNYSVATNGSIISHAGNVRHIGQLFFDDDLNDKILSQGVYANTSETRTYNDEDSILDSENADGYNAYASTELLGETETDGILAYITIGVDPTSETSITSTNYVTAGLE, encoded by the exons ATGTTACCGAAAACCTTGAGCGCTATGATACTCAGCCTTGCAGCAGTTGCCAATATCGCATCAG GACACCCGGGTGAAGATCATACTCTTCCTCGTGCTGAACTCCATCGCCGTCAACTCGaggcaaataagcgccacaTTGTTGCTCGTAGCTGCGCCTCGCAAATTGCCGAGTTCAATGCTAAGCGAAAGGCATGTGAATTTAGG GCAAAGAGGGCTCTAGCCAGGCGCAGCGTTGATCCGGTCCTCAACGGTCGTCATTTCCGTCGGCAGCTGCCTCAGCAGGGTCAATCAGGCGGATATCAAGGACAGCCCGGCCAGCAAGGCCCGGGTCAAACCCAAAATCCCGGTCAAGGACAGGGCGGTCCGAACTCCATCTCCCGTTCTTTCTCTGGCGGGATTTTTCCAACCAGTGCACCCAACTCTGTCTCTGCTTCTGCAACTATTACTGAGCTTGAGTCTACTGTTATCGCGACAGCCATTTCGACAACTAGTACTTCGTCGGTGGCCACTCCGACATCCAGCGCTGATGCTCCGACGTATTCTACTATCCAAAAC TCTACATGCGTGACCACCCCGGAGGTTACCGAGGGACCGTATTATGTAAACAACGAGCTCCTGCGTCAAGATATTCGTGAGGACCAAGCAGGTGTTGAACTCATCCTTGATATCGGTGTTATGGATGTTACCACGTGCACACCCCTTGAACAGGCCCTTGTTGAAATCTGGCACTGCAAT TCAACCGGCCATTACTCTGGATTTACTGCGGCTAACACTGGAGGCGGAGGTGGTAATGGTACAGCTCCCAGCGGAAACATGACTGTGCCTTCTGGAAACGCAACCGCCCCGACTGGAACCGAGTCGATACCTGCTGCTCCTACTGGCGGCGCTGGAGG GTGTGTAGTGCTCGCAAACCTATATGTTTCTTATCTAAATATATCTCCAGAATCTTTCTTGCGGGGCGGATATGCTACCAATTCAGAAGGCATGGTCGAGTTCCTCACTACTTACCCTGGATTTT ATACCGGACGCACGGTCCACATCCATACCATGATTCACACCAACTACTCGGTCGCTACTAACGGCTCGATCATCAGCCATGCTGGCAACGTCCGACATATTGGCCAACTGTTCTTCGACGACGATCTGAACGATAAGATTCTTTCTCAGGGCGTTTATGCCAATACTAGCGAAACTCGCACGTACAACGACGAGGATAGCATATTGGATAGTGAGAATGCAGATGGTTACAATGCATACGCATC AACTGAGTTACTGGGCGAAACTGAAACCGATGGTATCCTGGCTTACATCA CCATCGGCGTGGATCCTACGTCTGAAACCTCGATCACTTCGACTAACTATGTGACTGCAGGCTTGGAATAA